Proteins from one Microtus pennsylvanicus isolate mMicPen1 chromosome 7, mMicPen1.hap1, whole genome shotgun sequence genomic window:
- the LOC142853840 gene encoding glutathione S-transferase P-like, producing MPPYTIVYFPVRGRCEAMHILLADQDQSWKEEVVSIDTWVKGLLKSTCLYGQLPKFQDGDFTLYQSNAILRHLGRSLGLYGKDQKEAALVDMVNDGVEDLRLKYITLIYTKYEEGKDDYVKALPGHLKPFETLLSQNQGGKAFIVSDQISFANYNLLDLLLIHQVLAPGCLDNFPLLSAYVACLSARAQDQGLPVLP from the coding sequence ATGCCGCCGTACACCATTGTCTACTTCCCAGTTCGAGGGCGCTGTGAGGCCATGCACATACTACTGGCTGACCAGGACCAGAGCTGGAAGGAGGAGGTGGTGTCCATAGATACTTGGGTGAAAGGCTTGCTCAAATCCACCTGTCTGTATGGGCAGCTCCCCAAGTTTCAGGATGGAGACTTTACCCTGTACCAATCTAATGCCATCTTGAGGCACCTGGGCCGATCCCTTGGGCTTTATGGAAAAGATCAGaaggaggctgccctggtggATATGGTGAATGATGGGGTGGAAGACCTTCGCCTGAAATACATCACCCTCATCTACACCAAAtatgaggaagggaaggatgacTATGTGAAGGCCCTGCCTGGACACCTGAAACCTTTCGAGACCCTGCTGTCCCAGAACCAAGGAGGCAAAGCCTTCATTGTGAGTGACCAGATCTCCTTCGCCAATTACAACTTGCTAGATCTGCTGCTGATCCACCAGGTCCTGGCACCTGGCTGCCTGGACAACTTTCCCCTGCTCAGTGCCTATGTAGCATGCCTCAGTGCCCGGGCCCAAGATCAAGGCCTTCCTGTCCTCCCCTGA